The Chloroflexota bacterium genome window below encodes:
- a CDS encoding PKD domain-containing protein codes for MHDRTLLHPARLALAIGLAFLLAATAVIAPHSVRAGAAGQKVVIIVGPVGSLSTNYRSRGDSIASAATALGATVVKVYTPNATWANVLAAVNGANIIVYIGHGSGYPNPYGPNLLADRTNGWGLNRYAGAGDGDNLSTQMVYCGEAALEGKPLTSYNSAFCSGGPIRPAPGFVMVYSNACYAPGAGETEESTPSSEATALARVGYYSRPILALGGTYFASDVGSTSVVTKILENPTRSFGDIFRMANGYSADALRTFPHPHVAGAEAWIQRTQGPGGLWSYWYAFAGDPNQTPTPAPPTAAFSASPTAGIEQLWVAFTNESATAGPTSWAWDFDNNGTTDSTERSPSHTYPVAGTYSVKLTATNSLGSHALTRTNYVTVTTPQPAAYVPLAPARLLDTRNGNGLSGPFSANVPRTFQVTGRGGVPANATAVTGNLTVTAQTGPGYVYLGPSPIASPPTSTLNFPVGDTRANGVTMALSPTGALSATFGYSGTTHLVFDVTGYFVPGSSGATYAPVTPARLLDTRFGIGLSGPFSADVPRTFQVSGQGGVPTTAVAVTGNLTVTQQSAAGYVYLGPDATASPTSSTVNFPTGDNRANNVTLALGPGGTLSATFGYSGTTHLIFDVTGYFVTDGSGARYVPLTPSRLLDTRFGNGLSGPFNANAPRTFQVAGRGGVPGTTMGVTGNLTVTGQTIDGAMYLGPDPVDYPSTSTLNFPLGDSRANGVTLALGTGGSLSGTFLPAWGNGGSQLIFDVTGYFIP; via the coding sequence TTGCACGACCGTACCTTGCTCCATCCCGCCCGCCTTGCCCTCGCCATCGGGCTGGCGTTCTTGCTGGCGGCCACCGCCGTCATCGCCCCGCATTCAGTCCGTGCTGGCGCCGCGGGCCAGAAGGTCGTCATCATCGTCGGGCCGGTCGGCTCGCTTTCGACTAACTACCGGAGCCGCGGGGATTCCATCGCAAGCGCGGCCACTGCGCTGGGCGCCACAGTCGTCAAGGTCTATACGCCGAACGCCACCTGGGCCAATGTGTTGGCCGCTGTCAACGGGGCCAACATCATCGTGTACATCGGCCATGGCAGCGGCTACCCCAACCCGTACGGGCCGAACCTGCTTGCTGACCGGACAAATGGTTGGGGCCTGAACCGATACGCCGGCGCGGGAGACGGTGACAACCTTTCGACCCAGATGGTGTATTGCGGCGAGGCTGCACTCGAGGGCAAGCCGCTGACTTCCTACAACTCCGCCTTCTGCTCGGGCGGACCGATCAGGCCGGCGCCGGGCTTTGTGATGGTCTATTCCAACGCCTGCTATGCACCGGGCGCGGGCGAGACGGAAGAATCAACCCCGAGCAGCGAGGCGACCGCCCTGGCTCGCGTGGGGTACTACTCGCGCCCCATCCTCGCGCTGGGCGGAACCTATTTCGCCAGCGACGTCGGCTCGACATCGGTCGTCACAAAGATTCTGGAGAACCCGACCCGGAGTTTCGGGGACATCTTCAGGATGGCCAACGGATACTCGGCAGATGCGCTGAGGACCTTCCCCCACCCGCACGTCGCCGGTGCCGAAGCCTGGATCCAGAGGACGCAGGGTCCCGGCGGCCTGTGGAGCTACTGGTATGCGTTCGCGGGCGATCCGAACCAGACACCGACGCCCGCGCCACCGACAGCGGCCTTCAGCGCGTCTCCCACCGCGGGGATCGAGCAGCTGTGGGTGGCCTTCACCAATGAGTCCGCCACAGCTGGGCCCACCTCCTGGGCCTGGGACTTCGACAACAACGGGACCACCGACTCGACCGAACGCAGCCCGTCGCATACCTACCCGGTGGCTGGCACGTACAGCGTGAAGCTGACCGCCACTAACAGCCTTGGTAGCCATGCGCTGACCCGTACCAACTATGTAACGGTGACGACGCCGCAGCCGGCGGCATATGTACCCCTTGCACCGGCCAGGCTGCTCGATACTCGGAATGGGAACGGCCTTAGCGGCCCGTTCAGCGCCAACGTCCCCCGCACGTTCCAGGTCACCGGGCGCGGTGGCGTGCCCGCGAATGCGACAGCCGTGACCGGTAACCTGACCGTCACCGCCCAGACAGGCCCAGGTTATGTCTACCTTGGTCCCAGTCCAATTGCGAGCCCACCGACTTCGACCCTCAACTTCCCGGTCGGTGACACCCGCGCCAACGGCGTGACGATGGCCCTCAGCCCAACCGGCGCGCTGAGCGCAACCTTCGGTTACAGCGGGACCACCCATCTCGTCTTCGACGTTACTGGGTACTTCGTACCCGGTTCATCCGGCGCGACCTACGCTCCCGTAACCCCCGCTCGACTACTTGACACCCGCTTCGGCATCGGGCTGAGTGGCCCCTTCAGCGCCGACGTGCCGCGAACCTTCCAGGTCAGTGGACAGGGCGGGGTGCCAACGACCGCGGTCGCTGTCACCGGCAACCTCACCGTCACCCAGCAGTCGGCCGCGGGATACGTCTACCTCGGCCCCGACGCAACCGCCAGCCCCACCAGCTCGACCGTGAACTTCCCGACCGGCGACAACCGAGCGAACAACGTGACCCTGGCCCTGGGGCCCGGTGGCACACTCAGCGCAACCTTCGGTTACAGCGGGACCACCCATCTCATCTTCGACGTCACGGGCTACTTCGTGACCGATGGATCCGGTGCCAGGTACGTTCCACTAACACCCAGTCGGCTGCTGGACACGCGCTTCGGCAACGGGCTGAGCGGCCCCTTCAATGCCAACGCGCCGCGAACCTTCCAGGTAGCCGGACGAGGCGGGGTACCGGGTACCACGATGGGTGTCACCGGCAACCTGACCGTCACCGGTCAGACCATAGATGGCGCGATGTACCTCGGCCCGGATCCTGTTGACTACCCGTCGACTTCAACGCTGAACTTCCCACTCGGCGACAGCCGCGCCAACGGGGTGACGCTCGCCCTCGGCACCGGCGGGAGCCTGAGCGGCACGTTCCTCCCCGCGTGGGGCAACGGCGGCTCGCAACTGATCTTCGACGTCACGGGCTACTTCATTCCCTGA
- a CDS encoding rod shape-determining protein, which translates to MGIFDGVLGIFSHDLGIDLGTANTLVTVRHRGIVISEPSVVAMETRTKRVLAIGAEAKRMVGRTPANIVAIRPLRDGVISDFDVTEQMIRYFIEKVHDRYFRIPRPRVLVGIPSGVTEVEKRAVRDATLNAHARWARLIEEPMAAAIGAGLPVSEPSGSLIVDIGGGTTEVAVISLGGIVVSRSIRIGGDEMDQDIVNFARREYNLLMGERTAEEIKIAVGSAYPDTNPRTVTFRGRDLLTGLPRSIEVGSDQIREALEPSVAAIVQAIKDTIEETPPELVADIMDQGIVLAGGGALLGGLDRRVAEATQMPVHVADDPLTCVVRGTGRVLEELDTLERVLVSEQYTRAPR; encoded by the coding sequence GTGGGCATTTTCGACGGCGTGCTGGGCATCTTCAGCCATGACCTGGGCATCGATCTGGGCACCGCCAACACCCTGGTCACGGTCCGGCACCGGGGGATCGTGATCAGCGAGCCGTCGGTGGTGGCCATGGAGACCCGGACCAAGCGGGTGCTGGCCATCGGCGCCGAAGCCAAGCGGATGGTGGGCCGCACCCCGGCCAACATCGTCGCTATCCGGCCCCTGCGCGACGGGGTGATCAGCGACTTCGACGTGACCGAGCAGATGATCCGGTACTTCATCGAGAAGGTCCACGACCGCTACTTCCGGATTCCGCGGCCCCGGGTCCTGGTCGGCATCCCGTCCGGCGTAACGGAGGTCGAGAAGCGTGCCGTCCGCGACGCGACCCTGAACGCGCATGCGCGCTGGGCGCGCCTGATCGAAGAACCGATGGCCGCCGCCATCGGCGCCGGCCTGCCCGTCAGCGAGCCGTCGGGCTCGCTCATCGTCGACATCGGCGGTGGCACCACCGAAGTGGCGGTCATCTCCCTCGGTGGGATCGTGGTCAGCCGATCCATCCGCATCGGCGGCGACGAGATGGACCAGGACATCGTCAATTTCGCCCGTCGCGAGTACAACCTTCTGATGGGGGAGCGAACCGCCGAGGAGATCAAGATCGCGGTCGGTTCGGCCTATCCCGATACCAACCCGCGCACCGTCACCTTCCGGGGACGCGACCTGCTGACCGGCCTCCCGCGCAGCATCGAGGTCGGGAGCGACCAGATCCGCGAGGCGCTCGAGCCGTCGGTGGCCGCGATCGTTCAGGCAATCAAGGACACGATTGAGGAGACGCCGCCGGAGCTGGTGGCCGACATCATGGACCAGGGCATCGTGCTGGCCGGCGGTGGGGCTCTGCTAGGGGGGCTGGATCGTCGGGTTGCGGAAGCGACCCAGATGCCGGTCCATGTCGCCGATGACCCGTTGACCTGCGTGGTGCGCGGCACCGGGCGCGTGCTGGAGGAGCTCGACACGCTCGAGCGGGTGCTGGTCAGCGAGCAGTACACCCGCGCGCCGCGGTAG
- the mreC gene encoding rod shape-determining protein MreC: MRGRSGLPGLPGLRGSAGSSPHRRSRSGLWWAVLVVICLALVAVSGTEPAQSVQQVSARLVSPVQGFVTGVGSAISDVVETIAEIDRLRTENDDLRSALAGAEQRTAALQEAARENARLRELLGLQELLGWELLPVRVTSAGTSALSWEVGIGAGHDDGVRVGMPVVAAAEGGGGLAGIVIQASQDRAVVRLVVDPRSRVVARDQQTDALGLVQGQPGGQLIMNQVTLTDDVSVGDTIVTAGLELDGVPASPYPRGLLVGTVSALETDPNGLTQTAFVRPAVDPRTVEWLMVVLSATLD; the protein is encoded by the coding sequence ATGCGCGGCCGCTCGGGCCTGCCCGGCCTGCCCGGATTGCGCGGATCGGCCGGGTCGAGCCCCCATCGCCGGAGCCGGAGCGGGCTGTGGTGGGCCGTCCTGGTTGTCATCTGTCTCGCGCTGGTGGCGGTGTCGGGTACCGAGCCGGCGCAGTCAGTGCAGCAGGTCAGCGCCCGACTGGTGAGCCCGGTCCAGGGTTTTGTGACTGGGGTCGGCTCGGCCATCTCCGACGTGGTCGAGACGATCGCCGAGATCGATCGGCTGCGCACCGAGAACGACGATCTGCGGAGTGCGCTGGCCGGCGCTGAGCAGCGCACGGCAGCGCTCCAGGAGGCGGCCCGCGAGAACGCCCGGCTGCGCGAGCTGCTGGGGCTGCAGGAGCTCCTCGGATGGGAGCTGCTGCCGGTCCGCGTGACCTCCGCCGGGACCAGCGCGTTGAGCTGGGAAGTCGGGATTGGGGCCGGCCACGACGACGGCGTGCGGGTCGGGATGCCGGTCGTGGCGGCTGCAGAGGGGGGCGGCGGGCTGGCGGGGATCGTCATTCAGGCCAGCCAGGATCGCGCCGTCGTCCGCCTCGTCGTCGACCCGCGTTCACGCGTCGTCGCGCGTGACCAGCAGACCGATGCGCTGGGCCTGGTTCAGGGGCAGCCGGGGGGACAGCTGATCATGAACCAGGTGACGCTCACCGATGATGTTTCGGTTGGCGACACGATCGTGACCGCCGGACTGGAGCTGGACGGCGTCCCCGCCAGTCCCTATCCGCGGGGTCTGCTGGTGGGGACCGTATCGGCGCTCGAGACCGATCCGAACGGCCTGACCCAGACGGCCTTCGTCCGTCCCGCGGTCGACCCGCGCACCGTGGAATGGCTCATGGTGGTGCTCTCCGCGACGCTCGACTGA
- a CDS encoding maltotransferase domain-containing protein, translating into MTTTRSSLRRLGSAVEPGPDAVGTARSIVIERVDPELDGGRYPAKRVVGDWLTVSADIIVDGHDLLGAALLIRADDEPEWREVRMRAGRHDRWSGRVRLTRNRWHRYTLEAWRDEVASWSDRLVRKARARGAIATELAEGQRLLERTARRAAAAGAAADAALLREARARLATAPDARAAARIARERVLLAAGGRHPDRSAATRYDRELEVVVDRREAATAAWYELFPRNQGREPGRATTLIEAEWRLPELARLGFDVIYLPPIHPIGITNRKGRNDAVQARPGDVGSPWAVGSAAGGHEAVAPELGGLDAFLHFRRAAERQGLEVALDLAVQASPDHPWVHEHPEWFRRGPDGTIRYAENPPKRYQDIYPFDFHTPDPKARAELWEAWRRIVLIWVERGVRMFRVDNPHTKPVAFWAWLIRKVQAQHPDVIFLSEAFTAHKPMRLLSKAGFTQSYTYFTYRPDRNALREYMTELTLTEMRQYYRGNLFTNTPDINPNYLARGRAVFVSRFVLAATMSGVYGIYSGFELLEHRRVGRTDQYANSEKYEIKVRDWDAPGNLKPLMGTINQLRRKWRALQRTETLRFEPVRGQRTMFYRKALPVGRVDLLSEEPRRWRRPVWVAVNVTPTRSERAVLRPNLKAVGIDPKRPYRFTDLVTGRTRTRRGRVITLTLSPTRPFVVFTLSQEKPERVP; encoded by the coding sequence ATGACGACCACCCGATCCAGCCTGCGCCGCCTGGGATCCGCCGTCGAGCCGGGTCCCGACGCGGTCGGCACCGCCCGGTCGATCGTCATCGAGCGTGTGGACCCCGAACTCGATGGCGGCCGCTATCCGGCCAAGCGCGTGGTCGGGGATTGGCTGACGGTCAGTGCCGACATCATCGTCGATGGCCACGACCTGCTCGGGGCGGCGCTCCTGATCCGGGCCGACGATGAGCCCGAGTGGCGCGAGGTACGAATGCGTGCCGGCCGCCACGACCGCTGGAGCGGGCGAGTCCGGCTCACCCGCAACCGATGGCATCGGTACACGCTGGAGGCCTGGCGCGACGAGGTCGCCAGCTGGAGCGACCGCCTGGTGCGCAAGGCACGGGCTCGTGGCGCGATCGCCACCGAGCTGGCCGAGGGTCAGCGCCTCCTGGAACGGACCGCCCGCCGCGCGGCCGCCGCGGGCGCCGCCGCAGACGCCGCACTCCTGCGAGAGGCTCGAGCGCGCCTGGCCACGGCGCCAGATGCGCGGGCCGCGGCCCGGATTGCGCGGGAGCGCGTCCTGCTGGCCGCCGGCGGCCGACACCCGGACCGTTCGGCGGCGACCCGCTATGACCGCGAGCTGGAGGTCGTGGTCGACCGTCGCGAGGCGGCGACCGCGGCCTGGTACGAGCTCTTCCCCCGCAACCAGGGACGGGAGCCTGGACGGGCGACAACCCTGATCGAGGCCGAGTGGCGCCTTCCAGAGCTGGCCCGGCTCGGGTTTGACGTCATCTACCTGCCACCCATCCACCCCATCGGTATCACCAACCGCAAGGGCCGAAACGACGCGGTTCAGGCGCGGCCGGGCGATGTCGGCAGCCCCTGGGCGGTCGGGTCGGCGGCGGGCGGGCACGAGGCGGTCGCACCCGAGCTGGGCGGCCTGGACGCGTTCCTCCATTTCCGCCGGGCCGCCGAGCGGCAGGGCCTGGAGGTGGCCCTCGATCTCGCCGTTCAGGCTTCCCCCGATCACCCGTGGGTCCACGAGCACCCCGAGTGGTTCCGTCGCGGCCCGGACGGCACGATCCGCTACGCCGAGAACCCGCCCAAGCGCTACCAGGACATCTACCCGTTCGACTTCCACACCCCCGACCCGAAGGCACGCGCCGAGCTCTGGGAGGCCTGGCGTCGCATCGTCCTGATCTGGGTCGAGCGGGGGGTACGGATGTTCCGGGTCGACAACCCGCACACCAAGCCGGTGGCGTTCTGGGCATGGCTGATCCGTAAGGTGCAGGCCCAGCATCCGGACGTCATCTTCCTGTCGGAGGCGTTCACCGCCCACAAGCCGATGCGCCTGCTGTCGAAGGCCGGCTTCACCCAGTCGTACACCTACTTCACGTATCGGCCGGATCGCAACGCGCTGCGCGAGTACATGACTGAGCTGACCCTCACTGAGATGCGCCAGTACTACCGCGGCAACCTGTTCACCAACACGCCCGACATCAACCCGAACTACCTGGCCCGGGGGCGGGCCGTATTCGTCAGCCGATTCGTCCTGGCAGCGACCATGTCGGGCGTGTACGGGATCTACTCCGGGTTCGAGCTGCTCGAACATCGGCGGGTGGGCAGGACCGACCAATACGCGAACAGCGAGAAATATGAGATCAAGGTCCGCGACTGGGACGCGCCGGGCAACCTCAAGCCTCTGATGGGGACCATCAACCAGCTGCGACGGAAATGGCGGGCCCTGCAGCGAACCGAGACGCTCCGATTCGAGCCGGTCCGCGGCCAGCGGACCATGTTCTACCGCAAGGCCCTGCCCGTTGGACGGGTCGACCTCCTTAGCGAGGAGCCCCGGCGCTGGCGCCGTCCGGTCTGGGTGGCCGTCAACGTGACCCCCACACGGTCGGAGCGGGCGGTCCTGCGCCCGAATCTGAAGGCAGTCGGGATCGATCCCAAGCGACCATATCGGTTCACCGACCTGGTCACGGGTCGCACGCGGACACGCCGTGGACGCGTCATCACGCTCACGCTGAGCCCGACCCGCCCGTTCGTGGTCTTCACCCTGTCCCAGGAAAAACCTGAGCGGGTACCCTGA